The following are from one region of the Juglans regia cultivar Chandler chromosome 10, Walnut 2.0, whole genome shotgun sequence genome:
- the LOC109004209 gene encoding mannan endo-1,4-beta-mannosidase 2-like: MVAGNELYYPILGFASFVAFMYMSFGDFLLNYHQEPKFDFVERNGTQFMLDGRAFYINGWNSYWLMDHAVEDYSRPRIRAILQAGAKMGLTVCRTWAFNDGDYNALQISPGRFNERVFQALDHVIAEARQHGIRLLLSLVNNLQAYGGKTQYVKWAWEEGIGLSASNDSFFFDPSIRNYFKNYIKTILTRRNSITGIEYRNDPTIFAWELINEPRCMTDTSGDTLQDWIEEMSSFVKSIDKNHLLTVGLEGFYGPKTPKSLTMNPEEWASRLGSDFIRNSKISYVDFASVHIYPDHWFHEQEFEDKLKYVSKWMLSHIEDGDRELKKPVMFTEFGLSNLNKDFQLSQRDRFYKTVLDIIYKCAKRNRSGAGALAWQFFVGGMEEYYDDFAIVPWARPSTYRVITEQSCRLARIQGPSQLKGNLRELCLEKE, from the exons ATGGTGGCAGGAAACGAACTTTATTACCCAATTCTTGGTTTTGCATCATTTGTGGCCTTCATGTATATGTCTTTTGGGGACTTTTTGCTCAATTATCATCAAGAACCaaagtttgattttgttgagaggAATGGGACTCAATTCATGTTGGATGGAAGGGCCTTTTATATTAACGGGTGGAACTCTTACTGGTTAATGGACCATGCCGTGGAAGATTATAGTAGACCAAGAATCCGGGCGATATTGCAAGCCGGTGCAAAAATGGGTCTCACCGTGTGCAGAACTTGGGCATTCAACGATGGTGATTACAATGCCCTCCAGATTTCCCCTGGTCGGTTCAATGAGCGAGTTTTCCAG GCACTAGATCATGTCATTGCAGAAGCCAGGCAACATGGAATAAGGTTGCTTCTTAGCTTAGTGAATAACTTGCAAGCATATGGAGGGAAAACACAGTATGTCAAGTGGGCATGGGAAGAAGGCATAGGTTTAAGCGCCTCAAATGATTCCTTCTTTTTTGATCCATCCATTCGCAACTACTTCAAAAATTACATCAAG ACTATCCTGACAAGGAGAAACTCCATTACTGGGATCGAGTATAGAAATGATCCCACCATCTTTGCCTGGGAATTGATAAATGAACCCCGTTGCATGACTGATACTTCAGGGGATACTCTCCAA GATTGGATAGAAGAAATGTCAAGTTTTGTGAAATCAATTGACAAGAACCATTTACTGACTGTTGGCTTGGAAGGATTTTATGGTCCTAAAACCCCCAAAAGCTTGACCATGAACCCAGAAGAGTGGGCGTCTAGGCTTGGGTCTGATTTTATTCGCAACTCGAAGATCTCTTACGTTGATTTTGCCTCCGTTCACATCTACCCAGACCATTG GTTTCACGAGCAAGAATTTGAAGACAAACTCAAATATGTGTCCAAGTGGATGCTTTCACACATTGAGGATGGAGACAGAGAACTGAAGAAACCTGTCATGTTCACTGAATTTGGGTTATCAAACCTGAACAAGGACTTCCAATTATCTCAGCGAGATAGGTTTTACAAAACTGTTCTGgatatcatctataaatgtgCGAAGAGAAATCGATCGGGGGCGGGTGCTTTGGCCTGGCAGTTCTTTGTTGGTGGAATGGAAGAGTATTATGATGATTTTGCTATTGTTCCATGGGCAAGGCCGTCAACATATAGGGTGATAACAGAACAATCATGCAGGTTGGCAAGAATCCAGGGACCAAGTCAATTGAAGGGAAATTTAAGAGAATTGTGTTTAGAGAAAGAATAG